The Camelus dromedarius isolate mCamDro1 chromosome 1, mCamDro1.pat, whole genome shotgun sequence genome has a window encoding:
- the HOPX gene encoding homeodomain-only protein, which yields MSAETASGPTEDQVEILEYNFNKVNKHPDPTTLCLIAAEAGLSEEETQKWFKQRLAQWRQSEGLPSECRSVTD from the exons ATGTCGGCGGAGACCGCGAGCGGCCCCACTGAGGACCAGGTGGAGATCCTGGAGTACAACTTCAACAAGGTCAACAAGCACCCGGACCCCACCACGCTGTGCCTGATCGCGGCCGAGGCCGGCCTTTCGGAGGAGGAGACCCAG AAATGGTTCAAGCAGCGCCTGGCCCAGTGGCGGCAGTCAGAAGGCCTACCCTCAGAGTGCAGATCCGTCACGGACTAG